The region CCCTCTGATGTAAGAGCGCCTCTCTCTTCCGAGTGAGCCTCCGCAAACAGCGATGCGTTTGATGTCAGTGATTTGACTATTAGGTATGGAATTGGGATCTTTTTCAGCAGCCATGAGGAAAAACTTGTGCGGATAGTCTAAAAGGAGAGGAAAAGATTACCAGTCCTTTTTTATGAATCCGATTCGATCTACACAACAATTTCTCAACGTCCTCCACAAAGAAAATGAACTCAAGGTCATCGACGATCTTGTAGACCCTTACCTCGAACTAGCTGAGATCCAAAGGCGGGTGGTCGGGAAAAAAGGACCTGCGCTTCTCTTTCGAAACATTAAGGGCAGCCAATTCCCAGTAGCTACAAATCTATATGGATCGGAAAAGAGAATCCATCTGGCCTTTGGGGAAAAGCCCGTTGCTACGATCCAAAGGTTGGCAAAACTTGCGAAAGATATCTTTCCTCCGAGTTTCGGAAAATTCTGGAAAGAGCGCTCCTTAGCCTTGTTACCCTTTCAAGTTGGTCTACGCTCTGTCAGGCGAGCCCCGATTACAGATATTCAGATGCCAGGTACTGCTTCTCTTCCCAAGCTGGTCTCTTGGGAGAGGGACGGAGGCCCCTTTGTGACCCTACCTTTGGTTCATACACAATCCCCCAAGAATCAAAAAAGCAATCTCGGGATGTACCGCGTCCAAATCTTTGATGAAAAGACTGTTGGTATGCACATCCAAATCCACCGAGGTGGTGGATTCCATTACTATGAAGCAGAAAGGGAGGGACATTCTTTACCTGCTCATGTCTACGTAGGAGGACCGCCTGCCTTAACCATCGCAGCTGTTGCTCCTTTGCCTGAAGAAATCCCCGAGTTTGTTTTCGCCTCATTTCTCATGGGAGAAAAATTAAGGATGCACAACAATCCTTCTTTATCTCCCTATCCCATCGTTGCTGACGCAGACTTTGCTATCCTTGGGTTTATCCCTCCCTACAAACGTAAGTTAGAGGGTCCCTTCGGAGACCATTATGGCTATTATTCACTTGAACACGAATACCCTTATCTCGACGTCACCAAAGTTCTCGCAAGAAAAGATGCAGTTTGGGCGGCGACCGTGGTGGGAAGGCCACCACAAGAAGACCATTATATCGCGGAGTTTTTGCAAGATTTACTCTCTCCAATTTTCCCTCTGGTTATGCCACAAGTAGTGGATGTTTGGGCATATGAAGAGTCAGGCGTTCATTCCTTAGCTGCAGCAATCGTGAAAGAAAGGTACTTCCGAGAAGCCTTCATGGGAGCTCTTCGGATTTTGGGGGAAGGTCAATTGTCCCTCACAAAATGTTTGTTAGTCACAAACCAAAGAGTTCGATTGAAAGATTTTTCAGAAACCTTCCGCAGCATTGTGGAAAATTGTGATCCACGCACAGATCTCTTTGTGTTTTCTCAGATTAGCCAGGACACTCTTGATTACACAAGCGGAACGGTCAATAAAGGTAGTAAGATGCTGTTCTTAGGAATAAAGGAAGAAGGAAAGGGACCAAAGTTTCCCAATCTGGCAACGCAGTTCAATCATTCTTTTAAAGACAGCCGATTCCGAAAACCAAAAGTATTCATGAAAGGTGTTTTGGTTGTAGAAGGACCAAATTACCAAAAAGAAGACAGAGTAGCTGAAATTCTATTACAAGAAGAGTTGTCTGGCTTTCACTTTGTTTTTCTAGTGAATGATTCCGAGGATGCTTGCAAGTCGGACCACGATTTCATCTGGACTATGTTTACACGCATGGAGCCCGGTTCCGATGTCTATGCACATACGAATCTGGTCAAAAATCAGGTTTCCTTTGAACCACCTCTTGTGTTTGATTGTCGCATGAAACCTTGGATCCCTGATGTCTTAGAAGTGGACCCAAAAACAAAGAAACAAGTAGAGGAACGATTCGGCACTTGGATCGATAGCCTTGCTACAGATTAGGAAATACAGATGTCAAAGAATATTTTAGTGACTGGTGGAGCAGGTCTGATTGGTGCTCAAGTGGTTGAAGACCTAAACTCAGAGGGTATTAGCAATATCATCATATCTGACCACCTTGGTACAAGCGAAAAATGGAAAAACCTTCGGAGAAATTTCTATTTAGATTATATTGAGAAACAAGCGCTTAGAGAGAGGATTAGCAAAGACCATTCCTATTTTGATCAATTTTCCCACATCATCCACTTAGGAGCTTGTTCTTCCACGACAGAAAAAGATGCCTCTTACCTCATTGAAAACAATTATCATTTCACAAAAGACCTAGCACATCTAGCCGTTCACAAAAAGATTCCCTTCGTCTACGCTTCTAGCGCTGCTACGTATGGAGAAGGAGAGTTTGGATACGATGACCGATCTCCCATCCAAGAATTAAAACCGCTCAATATGTACGGTTACTCCAAACATCTATTTGATCTGTATGCAGAAAAAACGGGTCTCAAAGAATACATTACTGGCTTGAAGTATTTTAATGTCTTTGGATTTGGGGAAGCACACAAAGGAGACATGCGCAGTCTCGTATTAAAAGGTTACGAACAAATAAAGACGACTGGGAAACTTAAACTCTTTAAAAGTTATAAAAGCGAATATGCCGATGGCGAGCAGAAACGGGATTTTTTATATGCCAAGGATGCCAGTCGAATCACTCTCTATCTACTCTTCCACCAAAAGAAAGGTATCTTTAATGTTGGCCGAGGGCAGGCAGAATCCTGGAACCAATTGGCAGAGGCTCTCTTCCAAGCCATGAAAAAACCAGTCAATATAGAATACGTCGAAATGCCAGAGTCTCTCCGCGGTAAGTACCAATACTATACCTGCGCCAACATACATAAATTGCAAGAGAGTGGCTATGCGAAAGGATTCACAAGCCTTGGCTCTGCCATTTCTGAGTATGTAACTTTGTTAGAGAGTTCTAGCGACTAAGTTACTTTTTGTACACTTTTACGATTGTATTGATCAGATCTTTGAATTTTGGGTCTTTGAGGGAATAATAAACCTGGTTAGAGGATTTTCTTGATTCTAAGATTCCATTGTTCTTCATCTTACTTAAATGTTGGGAAGCAGCCGACTGGCTAGTTCCTAGTAGTTCTACGAGTTGGCCAACTGACTTTTCTTCCTTTGCCAATGTATAAAGAATAAGCAGGCGCACTGGGTGCGCTATCCCTTGGATCCCTTTGATCGCAAGTTCCAACTGTTGTTTCGTTAACTCTGTTTTGATTTTCATCTTTCTAAGAAGTCCGTAAATATCTTATGACGAAAACTACCTGAATTCGCATACAGATATTTTATCTGTTCGAAAAAAAATTTCCAAACGAGGATAAGCTTTGTTAACTACCATTGTGCCGAGGCACAATGGTAAAAAAATTTCTTATATTCGGACACCACCTGAGATTTCGAGAACCACTCCCGTCACGAGATCATTTTCAATAATAAATTGAGCAGTTTGTGCAATCTCTTCAGGCTCCCCAAGCCTTCCTACAGGGATGATGGACTTCCATTTTTCCAGAGCTTCCGGATTCATATCTTTCAAAACCATCTCTGTGCCGATAAATCCAGGTGCAATCCCACTCACACGGATGCCAAACTTAGCAAGCTCTTTGGACCAAGTCACTGTCATCGCCGCAACTCCAGCCTTGGCCGCGCTATAGTTTGTTTGTCCTGAATTTCCGTGCATGGCTATCGATGCGATGGGGATGATAAGCCCGCGTTTTTGTTCAGCCATCACGGCTGCAGCTTCCCGTCCGGTTAAGAAAACGCCTGTTAGATTCACATCGATGACAGATTGCCATTGGTCGATGCCCATTTTTCCTTTTACTTTGCCTGTTTCTTTGTCGATTCGGATGAGAAGTCCATCTCGTAAGATGCCTGCATTTAAGATTGCGACATCCAAAGAGCCAAACTTGGATTTTACGGACTCAATCAGACGAATGCTATCTTCTTCCTTAGCAACATTCGCTACGATTCCTTGTGTTTCTATGCCTTCCTTTTGGAACGCTTCAACTGTTTCGTTCAGTTTGTCAGCTTGGATGTCCGAGAGAGTGATCTTTGCTCCGAGTTTTCCTAAGCGATGGGCCATTGCTTTGCCCAATCCGCCAGCCGAGCCGGTGACGAGTATACTTGATCCTTTTATTTCCATACCACCAAATTGATTGGGAATAGGGGACTGTCTAGGAAAAAGAGGCTTTAGTTTAGTTCGGCAACTTCACCGCTACGAATGGATACATAAGATTCAGTAAAGGGTATCTCCACCCGAGCCACCGTACGATCTGCATGGGTAATGATGCGAAAGAGATTTGGGTCTATGCCTTCGTTTTTCATTAGGATCATAATGAGAGCTATCCCTAATCCAGCTCCTTCGGTGTTGTCCATATTGTCCATATAGAACTCAGCGATGTCATTATAACCCATAGACTTCTTCATTTTTTCTCGCATCCGGATTTCTTCCGTTTTGATGACAGGCGTATTGTTGGTCACTTCTACCATCATTCCATCCTTACAATAATGGAATTTGAGTTGCACAAAGACTCCTCGGGCAAGGCATCGACGGCCATATTCTTCCGCCATCTTTTCAGAGAATTTTTTGGAATACTCTTTGATCCCTTTATCATAATCCTCAGCGTTCATAATGTCTAAGCCTTCATCTTCAAAAAACACCCTTTTTTGGTTGGCTTTGATTCCATTGATGGTGAGTTCTTTGGAAATGGTATAAAGCATTTCAACAAAGCGTTGGTTCTCATGGGAATTGAGGATTTCGGTGATCAATCCTAAAACATACTGCTCCAATTGGCGGTTCATCCGAGAGGAACGAACCACAATTTTTGATTGGGAGCGAACGAGTTCAGGAATGTTCGCCTCGAGTTCTTGAAAGGGTTTTGCCACGGGTGTATCTCTCTTCCTTTACATTATCGAAAAACGAGCTTCGGAAAATGAATCCTAGCAGAAAATCATCAAAAATCTCTAATTTTTTCCAATTTCAGGAAACAAACTCATTTTCCATTGACCAAACAGGCCTATAAAAAATAGTGTAAAAAACCTAGCCCTGCTTAGAGGCCCGTGCTTAGCGTGGGAGAGGAAGAAATGCCCTCTTAGCTCAGCGGTAGAGCACTTCCATGGTAAGGAAGGGGTCACCAGTTCAAGCCTGGTAGAGGGCTTGCTTAGGGCTGTAGTTTAATGGTAGAACTAGGATCTCCAAAGTCCTTGGTGGGAGTTCGATTCTCTCCAGCCCTGCCAGGACTACAATAGAAATTACCAAGTTTGAGTAGAAATTAGGACATCGAATGAAGGCGACAAGTTTTATACAAGAGTGCAAAGCTGAACTCGAAAAGGTTCATTGGCCTACCCGTCAAGAGGTGGTCAGTTCTACTATGGTTGTCCTTGTAACGGTAGTTATTTTTTCTGTTTTTCTTTCCGTATCCGACTTTCTTTTTTTGAAGTTGCTCAAATGGTTTTGGGCTTTGGGTGCGTAAGAGATAGGTCCAAACAAAATGAGCGATTCTACTGAAAAAAAATGGTATGTCCTTCAGACCTATTCGGGTCATGAGAATAAGGTCAAGACCAACATTGAAAAAATGGTTCAGCAACAAAAACTAGAGGAGCAGGTCTTCTCCGTTAAGATTCCATCCATGGAAGTTGCTGAAATGAAAAACGGTAAGAAAAAAGTTACCAAGAAGAAGCTCATGCCTGGTTACGTATTGGTAGAAATGAATATGAGCGATGAGCTCCGATTCAAAATCCAAAACCTCCCTTCTGTATCTACATTTGTAGGGGCACAAGGAAAAGGACCAGAGCCACTCTCACTCGATGAGATCAAAAACCTATTCTCTGACGTAGGGGATGTGGAATCAGAAGAAGTTTCTAGGCCGAGATTCCTCTTTAAAGTAGGGGAAACATTGAAGATTATTGATGGTCCGTTTGCGAATTTTAGCGGTTTAGTAGACGAGATTTTCCCCGATAAGGGTCGTTTGCGGGTACGAGTCGAAATTTTCGGTCGTTCCACACCTGTTGAGTTAGATTATCTCCAGGTAAAATCAGAACAGTAATAGATCGAATTGAGATAAAGGATTTTTAATTTATGGCTGCAAAGAAAGTAGTTAAACAGATCAAACTCCAAGTGGAAGCAGGGAAGGCAAATCCGGCTCCTCCTGTTGGTCCTGCCTTAGGACAAGCGGGTTTGAACATTATGGAATTCTGTAAACAGTTCAATGAAAGGACCAAAACACAGATCGGGATGAAACTCCCTGTTGTGATCACCGTTTACTCGGACAGAAGTTTTACATTCATTACCAAGTCACCTCCAGCGGCGCTTCTCGTACTCAAGGCCTTGGGCATAACTTCTGGTTCGGCAACGCCTCACGTAACAAAGGTTGGTACGATCAAAAGATCCCAACTAGAAGAAATCGCAAAGACAAAAATGGAAGACCTAAATGCGAACGACCTCGATGCAGCGGTGAAGATCATCGCTGGTACTTGTCGCTCTATGGGTGTGAACGTAGAATTATAATAAGGTAGCCTGGAATCACGTATGAAACGCGGAAAAAAATACATCCAACTAAAAGAGAAAGTGGATCGCACAAAGGCCTATCCTTTGGCGGAAGCAGTCGGTTTAGCCAAAGCAACTTCTTATACGAAATTTGACGGCACTTTGGAGATTTCGACAAAAATCAATTATAAGTCCTTACAAAACGTGAGGGGCACAATTTCTCTCCCACACGGAACAGGAAAGACAATCAAGGTTTTAGTGTTTTGCAAAGGGGATAAACAAAACGAAGCAAAAGCTGCAGGCGCAGACTTTGTGGGTGATATGGATCTCATTGAAAAAGTTGCTGGTGGATGGACTGATTTTGATGCCTGTGTGGCAACTCCTGATATGATGAAAGAAGTGGGTAAACTTGGACCCGTCCTTGGAAGAAAAGGACTCATGCCAAAACCAAAGGCCGGCACTGTCACTACAGACGTTTCCAAAGCTGTGAAAGAACTCAAGGCTGGTCGGATCGAATACAGACCTGACAAAGGTGGAGTTGTACATTTGGGTGTGGGCAAGGTTTCCTTTTCTGATGACAAATTACAAGAAAACATCAACGCTGTCGTAGCTGCTTTGATGAAAGACAAACCTTCCGATGCAAAAGGCGAGTACCTTCGTTCCTTTGCTATCTCCGCTACAATGGGAGTTGGCGTGAAGGTTGACGTAAAAGAATTAGTGAACGCAAATATTTAATAGGTAAACCATGGCGAACGCAAGTAAGATAGAAGCAGTAGCAGAATTAAAGGCAAAGTTAGAAGCGAAACCTAATTTTATTTTGGCCTCTTACAGTGGTTTGACGGTAGAAGATATCACAAACCTACGTGCAAAACTTCGTAAAGAAGGTTCTAGTTTGAAAGTGATCAAAAACAATCTGTTTTTGAGAGCTTTGAAAGAGTCCAACGAACACAAAGACAAAAGTATTGATTTCGGTGATGCATACAAGGGTCCTTTGGCAGCAATCTTTTCTGATGAAGGATTACCGGCTGTAGCAAAAGTATGCAAAGACTTCGCCAAAGACAAAAAAGAGTTAGATGTAAAGTCTGGCTTTTTTGATGGCCAAGTATTAGACAAAAAAGGGGTAGAGTCCATTGCAGGCCTACCAAGCAAACAAGAGTTACTTGCACAAGTGGCTCGTGGCATAAACGCACCAAGCACACAAATCGCCTCCGGTATCAACCAGGTGATCGCAAGCTTGGCTCGCGGAATTAAAGCCATCGGTGAGAAAAACGGATAAATTAAACTAGAAATATTAGTTATTAGAGTAAGGAGAATATAGATGTCAGTTGATGCGCTATTAGAACAAATTGGTAATCTAACACTCGTTCAGGCTTCTGAACTTGTGAAAAAGATGGAAGACAAATTCGGGATTTCTGCAGCTGCACCAGTGGCTGTTGCGGCAGTAGCAGCAGGTGGTGGCGGAGCAGCTGCCAGCGAAGAACCAGCTACTTTCAATGTAATCTTGAAAGCACATGGGGACAAAAAGATCGACGTAATCAAATTGGTTCGTGAGATCACAGGTCTCGGTTTAGCAGATGCTAAAACTCTTGTTGAGGCTGGCGGTAAGTCAGTGAAAGACGGAGTTTCGAAAGACGAAGCTGCTGATATCAAGAAAAAACTCGAAGGTGCTGGGGCTCAAGTAGAAGTTGCTGCTGCCGGTTAATCACCAGCTCGCAGGATTTTTATCCCCTATCTTTTCAATCATAGAGGCAGGGAGGCCGAAGGCGTCCCCACCTCTATTTGTTATTTATACGATCATTCATCATTTGTTTTATCTAGGGAGAGTGTCTCATGAATACCCGGATGCAATCTAGAAAGCGGGTAAATTTCGGTAAAATTACCGACCTCAATTTACTTCCTAACCTCATCTATGTGCAAAAAAAGTCGTTCGATTGGTTCTTACAAGCGGATGTAAAAGATCCGACCAAACGAGCTAACCAAGGTCTGGAAGCTGTGTTCCGCGAGTCCTTTCCCATCGAAAGCCCGAACAACGACATGGTCATGGAATATGGCCATTATCTTTTGGGTGAGCCGAAACGAAACCCACAAGAATGTAAGGACACTGATTCTTCCTTTGCTGTTCCCTTGAAGGCTGTGATCCGCCTAATCATTAAAGATACGGGTGAGATTCGCGAGCAGGTCGTTTATATGGGAGACCTTCCCATTATGACTGACCATGGTACTTTTGTGATCAATGGCGCCGAACGTGTAGTTGTAAGCCAGTTACACAGATCACCAGGTATTTTCTTCTCTTATGACCAAATCAGAGATACCTTTTCTGCCCGTGTCATTCCTTACCGAGGATCTTGGTTAGAGTTTGAAATGGACAATAAAGGGATCCTTGTTGCCAAGATCGACCGTAAGAAAAAGTTCCCAGCTACTCTTCTAGTTAAATCAATGGGCATGGGTACAAATGAAGAAGTACTTCGTTTGTTCTATGGCTCAACTCGAATGAAAATTGCTGGTGCAGGTCCAAAGGAGTTAAAAAGACTCATTGGCCGAAGAACCATAGCAGATATCATTAACATGGAAACCGGCGAAGTTATGTTAGATGCTGGTTCCAAGATCAATGAGGACAATATATCCATTCTCCGTGAAATGAAGGTAAAGGAAGTGGATGTGATCGA is a window of Leptospira ryugenii DNA encoding:
- a CDS encoding UbiD family decarboxylase yields the protein MNPIRSTQQFLNVLHKENELKVIDDLVDPYLELAEIQRRVVGKKGPALLFRNIKGSQFPVATNLYGSEKRIHLAFGEKPVATIQRLAKLAKDIFPPSFGKFWKERSLALLPFQVGLRSVRRAPITDIQMPGTASLPKLVSWERDGGPFVTLPLVHTQSPKNQKSNLGMYRVQIFDEKTVGMHIQIHRGGGFHYYEAEREGHSLPAHVYVGGPPALTIAAVAPLPEEIPEFVFASFLMGEKLRMHNNPSLSPYPIVADADFAILGFIPPYKRKLEGPFGDHYGYYSLEHEYPYLDVTKVLARKDAVWAATVVGRPPQEDHYIAEFLQDLLSPIFPLVMPQVVDVWAYEESGVHSLAAAIVKERYFREAFMGALRILGEGQLSLTKCLLVTNQRVRLKDFSETFRSIVENCDPRTDLFVFSQISQDTLDYTSGTVNKGSKMLFLGIKEEGKGPKFPNLATQFNHSFKDSRFRKPKVFMKGVLVVEGPNYQKEDRVAEILLQEELSGFHFVFLVNDSEDACKSDHDFIWTMFTRMEPGSDVYAHTNLVKNQVSFEPPLVFDCRMKPWIPDVLEVDPKTKKQVEERFGTWIDSLATD
- the rfaD gene encoding ADP-glyceromanno-heptose 6-epimerase; translated protein: MSKNILVTGGAGLIGAQVVEDLNSEGISNIIISDHLGTSEKWKNLRRNFYLDYIEKQALRERISKDHSYFDQFSHIIHLGACSSTTEKDASYLIENNYHFTKDLAHLAVHKKIPFVYASSAATYGEGEFGYDDRSPIQELKPLNMYGYSKHLFDLYAEKTGLKEYITGLKYFNVFGFGEAHKGDMRSLVLKGYEQIKTTGKLKLFKSYKSEYADGEQKRDFLYAKDASRITLYLLFHQKKGIFNVGRGQAESWNQLAEALFQAMKKPVNIEYVEMPESLRGKYQYYTCANIHKLQESGYAKGFTSLGSAISEYVTLLESSSD
- a CDS encoding ArsR/SmtB family transcription factor translates to MKIKTELTKQQLELAIKGIQGIAHPVRLLILYTLAKEEKSVGQLVELLGTSQSAASQHLSKMKNNGILESRKSSNQVYYSLKDPKFKDLINTIVKVYKK
- a CDS encoding SDR family NAD(P)-dependent oxidoreductase encodes the protein MEIKGSSILVTGSAGGLGKAMAHRLGKLGAKITLSDIQADKLNETVEAFQKEGIETQGIVANVAKEEDSIRLIESVKSKFGSLDVAILNAGILRDGLLIRIDKETGKVKGKMGIDQWQSVIDVNLTGVFLTGREAAAVMAEQKRGLIIPIASIAMHGNSGQTNYSAAKAGVAAMTVTWSKELAKFGIRVSGIAPGFIGTEMVLKDMNPEALEKWKSIIPVGRLGEPEEIAQTAQFIIENDLVTGVVLEISGGVRI
- the nusG gene encoding transcription termination/antitermination protein NusG, translated to MSDSTEKKWYVLQTYSGHENKVKTNIEKMVQQQKLEEQVFSVKIPSMEVAEMKNGKKKVTKKKLMPGYVLVEMNMSDELRFKIQNLPSVSTFVGAQGKGPEPLSLDEIKNLFSDVGDVESEEVSRPRFLFKVGETLKIIDGPFANFSGLVDEIFPDKGRLRVRVEIFGRSTPVELDYLQVKSEQ
- the rplL gene encoding 50S ribosomal protein L7/L12, producing MSVDALLEQIGNLTLVQASELVKKMEDKFGISAAAPVAVAAVAAGGGGAAASEEPATFNVILKAHGDKKIDVIKLVREITGLGLADAKTLVEAGGKSVKDGVSKDEAADIKKKLEGAGAQVEVAAAG
- a CDS encoding histidine kinase, coding for MAKPFQELEANIPELVRSQSKIVVRSSRMNRQLEQYVLGLITEILNSHENQRFVEMLYTISKELTINGIKANQKRVFFEDEGLDIMNAEDYDKGIKEYSKKFSEKMAEEYGRRCLARGVFVQLKFHYCKDGMMVEVTNNTPVIKTEEIRMREKMKKSMGYNDIAEFYMDNMDNTEGAGLGIALIMILMKNEGIDPNLFRIITHADRTVARVEIPFTESYVSIRSGEVAELN
- the rplK gene encoding 50S ribosomal protein L11, whose product is MAAKKVVKQIKLQVEAGKANPAPPVGPALGQAGLNIMEFCKQFNERTKTQIGMKLPVVITVYSDRSFTFITKSPPAALLVLKALGITSGSATPHVTKVGTIKRSQLEEIAKTKMEDLNANDLDAAVKIIAGTCRSMGVNVEL
- the rplA gene encoding 50S ribosomal protein L1 produces the protein MKRGKKYIQLKEKVDRTKAYPLAEAVGLAKATSYTKFDGTLEISTKINYKSLQNVRGTISLPHGTGKTIKVLVFCKGDKQNEAKAAGADFVGDMDLIEKVAGGWTDFDACVATPDMMKEVGKLGPVLGRKGLMPKPKAGTVTTDVSKAVKELKAGRIEYRPDKGGVVHLGVGKVSFSDDKLQENINAVVAALMKDKPSDAKGEYLRSFAISATMGVGVKVDVKELVNANI
- the rplJ gene encoding 50S ribosomal protein L10, giving the protein MANASKIEAVAELKAKLEAKPNFILASYSGLTVEDITNLRAKLRKEGSSLKVIKNNLFLRALKESNEHKDKSIDFGDAYKGPLAAIFSDEGLPAVAKVCKDFAKDKKELDVKSGFFDGQVLDKKGVESIAGLPSKQELLAQVARGINAPSTQIASGINQVIASLARGIKAIGEKNG
- the secE gene encoding preprotein translocase subunit SecE produces the protein MKATSFIQECKAELEKVHWPTRQEVVSSTMVVLVTVVIFSVFLSVSDFLFLKLLKWFWALGA